The Aspergillus luchuensis IFO 4308 DNA, chromosome 4, nearly complete sequence DNA window GCTGCAGCCACTAGAAGAATTAGACAGACGCCATGTCATGCCAGTCCGGGTTTCCTGGACCACCGCCTGTTCGTAAGCTCCTGCTTCCCTCTCGCCGTCGGTAATATTCTCCCGGTCCAGTTTGTGCCCTGgcttcatcgccgccgcccCCAGCCTGGCTCTTCTGGCGGTCTCTCCGGAAACGACCACCACGCATCCAAACGGGTCATCCTGGCAGCTGCTGCCTGGATCCTGGCGGCCCCCAAGGGGTTGCATTATGGAGTAGACACTAGTCGCAACGGTCTTCCCACTCGACTGCATTGCCACGTCGACCGACATGGTCTAGGAGGGGTAGAAGCACGATTGACATCCATGTTCACAATGATGGTGGTCATGCTTTCAAACAAACCCCGAGTCGAGGATCTGACCGAGTATACTTCGTAgtgaagaaagggaagagcgTTGTTGGCGCGGTTTCGGGATTCACTGATCCCCGATTGTGTCAAGACCGTTAATTGTCcaagatttttatttattatttcctttttttgtCGTAGTTTCTTtgttcccctctccatctaAGGTTCTCCAACTTTATCCACTTGATTCAGGTCATGTTCCATGTTCACATGCGACCGGGATTCCAAGATTCGAGTTAAAGAAATGCCGTCCAGGATAGCCTATCGTTCATAACCGGAAGTCCGGCGGGTCATTCATGGCCCAGAAGCAGATACTCATCAGCAGCTGTCGTCACCGACTTCTGCACCGTACGTGCGTGATGAAGCAACCGACGTTGTACAACATCAAATGTGATTGAGTTTGCGACCTCCCAGCCTTCGTCAACTCAGTGGCGGTAAAGATGGCGGTAAACCAGGAAaagatagaatagaataaacaaaaaaaaaaaaaaaaaaaaaaaaaaaaaaaaggaacgaCCTTGTAACTAATGTGTCTGTAGTGACGTGATAGTGTCTGCTCCAAGAGAGGGGATATCCTAAAAGCCCGCCACTGGCATGGTGCAAGTCCGCCGCCCGaccggtgctgctggtgcatATCGAGCCATCATAACCGAGGCGCCGGCGCAGGTCGAGTCCCAGACCAAAGCATGTCTGTTGTACTAGGATGCAGTTCCTTTCATCCTAACGGACGCGCAAATCGCGCGATCCGGGCGTTGATCGATAATCTCACTCAGCGTTGTTTGCTCTGCTCCGCCTCGATCAGAGTATCCCGTAGCCTTTCCACCATACCCCCCATGCCAATGGCCCCAACGCCCCGATAACGGCTGCCCCAAACGGTATCTCCAAAATGCTCCAGATCCATATTGTCCCGATGGCGGGCGCCCCCCTCATCACCGCGTAGTATGGTTCGTCGTTGGTTATGACCATCAGCTTACAGCCAAGAGCGACCGCCATCGGCAGGAACACCATGGTACGTAATGCCGGAGGAAAGAGCAGTTTTCGGAAGAATTCTAACGTCAGTTTCTCGCTGTCCCAGGGCAGAAGCGAGACCGTCTCGGTGGACTTCAACCTGCCAGTGCTGCCAATGAAGGAGACGACGTGTCCGTGAGCAAGATGGACCAGCAGGGTCAGCATCGGAAAGGCCACGAATACTGATTCGCGGATGAGGTGGTCTAGTTCGATGGACTCGGCATATTGATGGGCTGCGAGGTACGCGAGGGTCAGGTGGAGGGTGGTCAGGGGGACTGAAAGCAGGAGAGTGTCGATGACGGGCGGGATAGGATGATCGGACTCTTCAGGttcgtcttctcccttcTCACTGGATGCCGTTTCGTCCGTGACTTCTTCAACTCGCCTGATATCCTGCCCGTTTTTAACCGCCGCGAGCTCCGATGCGTTGAGGCCGGAAATGTCTCCGGTCGTGGGGTCGATGGTCACAAACCGGGGACTCGAGTCAGAGGTCCCAGTCGGGGCGTTTGCCTGGCCTAGAAGTTCGCTTTGCCGTTCAGATATAATGTCCATCAAGGTCTTCTCCTTGCTCTTCGGGGGATTCGGTGCAGGGCGCGCGAGGGGGATTGAGGAGGGATCGAACGTGTCGCTGTCGACAGTTgtcgctgctgccgctgctgctcgtcGCTGTTTCCGGTTCCTCGGACCTTCCATCGTGTCGGATTTCTGTAGATGTGCGTAGCTATTGATTGGCGAGAAAAGGGGCGATGGTTCGCGACAGAACGAGAAGCAGGGGGGTTGTCTCAGGTGAAGCTCAGGTGTCAACTTGAAATGATGTATCACCGCCGGAGTTAAGCGGGGTTAGCCGTCCTGGTGGGCTGCCCGTTTACACTGTAACGCAATATCTAGATGCTACAATCCAGCACAATATAGGTTAACCTTCAACCACGTTTTCATTAGTACCTAAGTAGAACCCTAGATTAAGAACTAATAGAATTACAAACGGTTCAGCAGCATAGTTAAGACATGAAattttcctttccctgtcAAAAACCAAATACATCATCAGAATGAAGCATCTCGCGAGGAATCACACGTCAAAAGCATGCCTTCCCTGCTAAATATACCCTCCAAGCCATACTTCCACTCGTTTAGCCCGACTGGTAGAGAGCCGGCCCAGCGACCACATGAGGGTTAATCATGGTGATGTTGAACGGGGTCACGTAGAGGTTCGTATCAGTAATGGCAATGAACATGGTGCCATTAACGGCGGGATCACCTGCGTAGGTCTCAACGTTGGGCTGAATAGTCGATCCAGATCTCGAGCCATTGAGCGTCAACTCAGAGTAGGTCACGTTCAGCTGCGTCACCCACGCCACGTACTTCGGCGCTCCAGCGGTAGTCGAGGTCACGTAGCTATTGTTCGGCCCAACAGGCTGTCCTGGAGCATCCCAAGACAGGAAGACTTCCCGGCCAGGGAACGACAGAGGGTTTGTGCGGTTGTGGGTGATTGCAGGGGAGCAGTTAATACCCACGGCATCATTGTTCTGGCAAGCTTGCGAGCTGGGGACCGCCGTGCTGTTCAGCACGTTTGTGCCATTGGTGATAGTCTCCCTCCAAGCATCAGCGCCGTTGATACGAACCGGGTTCGGCTGGTTCAGGATTGAGAGGGCTGGGAAGTTTTGCCATGCAAGGCGCGTCTGGCCTTCTGGGCAAGAGGCAATATACGGAGCAAGCAAAGTCCAAGCCCATGACTGAGGAACACCGACCTCGAACCAGACTGGCATGGGGAAGAGTCCCTCGAACTGCCTGAAGATCATTTGCTGGCGAGCCTCCGTGGTGATGGACAAAGTGAGAAGAGTCGCTGCTTCGCGCGAGTCCAGATGGGACAAGAACCCATACACACCAGCCTCACCGAAGCGTGTAAGCTTCTGGCAGAAATCCAAGAACTCGTGAACTGTAGTATAAGGGTATACATAGTTACACTGTCTGGGTGCCTCTGCGCCCAAGATGTTGGTCAACATGGTCGCATGGCCGACTTCCTGATTCGCCATGAACTCGATCAAGAAACGATCCTCCGCTGTCAACCCCGCAGCAGTGAAGTCGTCAACAGAGAAGCGTGCCAGTCCATCATGGAAGA harbors:
- a CDS encoding uncharacterized protein (COG:S;~EggNog:ENOG410PP7G;~TransMembrane:2 (i228-247o267-294i)); amino-acid sequence: MEGPRNRKQRRAAAAAATTVDSDTFDPSSIPLARPAPNPPKSKEKTLMDIISERQSELLGQANAPTGTSDSSPRFVTIDPTTGDISGLNASELAAVKNGQDIRRVEEVTDETASSEKGEDEPEESDHPIPPVIDTLLLSVPLTTLHLTLAYLAAHQYAESIELDHLIRESVFVAFPMLTLLVHLAHGHVVSFIGSTGRLKSTETVSLLPWDSEKLTLEFFRKLLFPPALRTMVFLPMAVALGCKLMVITNDEPYYAVMRGAPAIGTIWIWSILEIPFGAAVIGALGPLAWGVWWKGYGIL
- a CDS encoding ferritin-like domain-containing protein (COG:S;~EggNog:ENOG410PFAR;~InterPro:IPR039254;~PFAM:PF13668); this encodes MGSLPLSLAHPRLNIPRQVGNATGVAPGIAPSNATAPGVAPGTAPGTAPATAPATAPTAPAAVAPPPVVTYSTTQAHTPYTGVPTTTGALTLGPIGPGISPLGIPPEATTYPSDGQLHSPEPGPYIPAGGVGTNGTTPVYNAKSDFDYESLALALYQEYIELDLFHDGLARFSVDDFTAAGLTAEDRFLIEFMANQEVGHATMLTNILGAEAPRQCNYVYPYTTVHEFLDFCQKLTRFGEAGVYGFLSHLDSREAATLLTLSITTEARQQMIFRQFEGLFPMPVWFEVGVPQSWAWTLLAPYIASCPEGQTRLAWQNFPALSILNQPNPVRINGADAWRETITNGTNVLNSTAVPSSQACQNNDAVGINCSPAITHNRTNPLSFPGREVFLSWDAPGQPVGPNNSYVTSTTAGAPKYVAWVTQLNVTYSELTLNGSRSGSTIQPNVETYAGDPAVNGTMFIAITDTNLYVTPFNITMINPHVVAGPALYQSG